In Podospora pseudopauciseta strain CBS 411.78 chromosome 3, whole genome shotgun sequence, one genomic interval encodes:
- the sgt2 gene encoding Small glutamine-rich tetratricopeptide repeat-containing protein 2 (COG:S; EggNog:ENOG503NWJA), which yields MAAQNSKQRLALAVCDFLSSSLKDGTLREEDSDNIDIAINCITEAFSVDFSDKAAVSSAIGSQNLLQIYSVYEKLKNVTAPASSQSAGSSSAPPPSTAVTEEQKKQAESLKSKGNAAMAQKDYPTAINYYTQALSVHPGNAIFLSNRAAAYSAAKDHESAKADAEAAVAIEPTYTKAWSRLGLARFALGDAKGSMEAYQKGIEYEGNGGSDAMKKGYETAKRRVAEIEAEESASATARSASPSAGGGGTPSLADLAGMLGGGGRGGGGGGPGGLDFGAIMNNPMFASMAQNLMSNPDMMANLMNNPRLRDMANSFGSGGGLPDIGSLMSDPSIAEMARNMMGGAGGAGAGAGAGRGSGAP from the exons ATG GCAGCCCAAAACTCCAAGCAGCGCCTCGCCCTCGCAGTCTGCGACTTcctgtcctcctccctcaaagaCGGCACCCTCCGCGAGGAAGACTCCGACAACATCGACATCGCCATCAACTGCATCACCGAGGCGTTCTCGGTCGATTTCTCCGACAAGGCCGCTGTCTCTTCAGCCATCGGctcccaaaacctcctccagaTATACTCCGTCTACGAGAAGTTGAAGAATGTCACcgcccccgcctcctctcaGTCTGCAGGTTCTTCCAgcgccccaccaccatcaaccgccGTGACGGAagagcagaagaagcaggccGAGTCCTTGAAGTCCAAGGGCAACGCGGCAATGGCCCAAAAGGATTACCCTACCGCCATTAACTATTACACACAGGCCTTGTCGGTCCACCCCGGCAACGCCATTTTCCTATCCAACCGCGCCGCCGCCTACTCCGCGGCCAAGGACCACGAGTCCGCCAAGGCGGATGCCGAAGCTGCCGTTGCTATTGAGCCAACATACACCAAAGCCTGGTCTCGTCTCGGTCTAGCCCGTTTCGCTCTGGGTGACGCCAAGGGCTCGATGGAGGCCTACCAGAAGGGCATCGAGTACGAGGGTAACGGTGGCAGCGACGCCATGAAGAAGGGGTACGAGACAGCCAAGAGGAGGGTAGCGGAGATTGAGGCCGAGGAGTCAGCTAGTGCCACTGCTCGAAGcgcctctccctctgcaGGAGGCGGCGGTACTCCCAGTCTGGCAGACCTGGCTGGTATgcttggcggcggtggcagagggggcggtggcggcggtccAGGTGGATTGGATTTTGGCGCCATCATGAACAACCCCATGTTTGCGAGCATGGCACAGAACCTGATGAGCAACCCGGACATGATGGCCAACTTGATGAATAACCCTAGGTTGAGGGATATGGCCAACTCGTTTGGTAGCGGGGGTGGGCTGCCGGATATTGGGAGTTTGATGTCTGATCCTTCTATTGCTGAGAT GGCCAGAAATATGAtgggcggtgctggtggtgctggtgctggtgctggtgctggtcgGGGCAGTGGTGCTCCTTGA
- a CDS encoding hypothetical protein (COG:U; EggNog:ENOG503P3MW), translating into MATPSGASSPTGSLTPSTSVHPSIVPAPYAENDQHVCFICLQNENDTPDATWVHPCPCTLEAHQDCMLQWVAEMEVSNRRSKNGLQCPACKSPITVEEPYDAIVALRNRFNRKFSRISPGLLVLIVSECSVVGAASYGFAAITVFAGRRAVVSMVDKMGVIPTVITCSLIGPGLVLSRWLASLGNLVVLPVSALYSTFLIGRNQPLTWPPSPVWAVALMPSVQFAYTFFYYELFGKLEKRLNRALRGRPMDEEPPNEAQQQQQPPPIQAVAANGQQQQRQPGEQQQPPPQNGAGNNNNNNNNNNNNNNNQREGENGEEGMWDAVINLGRAVVGLFGDDDDQADADLDDDDVMGRADEIVFEVQLNLGDDGHDHDHDHHHHHHNDDDQDEMGNIHMDVAVPAGLPAPPPAAAQQPAPPPQNNNRRNHRNRDNNEVARPPPGPNGEGETNFLSLFINSIVSSLLMPVISFGMGEAIRFLAPKSWVTRSIFQRDSIWSSIWGGGGRRRTIPAAAGTGGVFAPSILQHQWGRSLVGGCLYVVLRDAWTLYVKWRRVQVKQNRRVKNVERRAAGKDN; encoded by the exons ATGGCGACGCCATCAGGCGCAAGCAGCCCAACCGGGTCGCtcacaccctccacctcaGTTCACCCCTCCATCGTACCAGCACCTTACGCCGAGAACGACCAGCACGTCTGCTTCATCTGCCTCCAGAACGAGAACGACACCCCCGACGCGACCTGGGTCCATCCATGCCCATGTACCCTCGAAGCCCACCAAGACTGCATGTTACAATGGGTAGCAGAGATGGAAGTTTCCAACCGGCGGTCAAAGAACGGTCTCCAATGCCCAGCTTGCAAATCCCCCATCACAGTCGAAGAACCCTACGATGCCATCGTCGCCTTGCGCAACCGCTTCAACCGGAAGTTCAGCCGAATATCCCCAggccttcttgtcctcatAGTCAGCGAATGCAGCGTTGTTGGCGCCGCTAGCTATGGCTTTGCTGCGATCACAGTATTCGCCGGGCGGAGGGCTGTCGTGTCCATGGTTGACAAGATGGGGGTAATACCTACGGTAATTACATGCTCCTTGATCGGGCCGGGGTTGGTGCTTTCAAGGTGGTTGGCTTCCTTGGGCAACTTGGTGGTGTTACCAGTTAGTGCACTG TACAGCACGTTCCTAATCGGCCGAAATCAACCTCTCACCTGGCCCCCATCACCAGTATGGGCCGTGGCTTTGATGCCGAGCGTCCAATTCGCTTACACGTTTTTCTACTACGAGCTCTTTGGCAAGCTAGAAAAGCGGCTCAACCGAGCCCTCCGTGGCAGGCCCATGGATGAAGAGCCGCCGAACGAggcacagcagcaacagcaaccaccacctaTCCAAGCTGTCGCAGCTAatggccagcagcaacaacggcaacctggcgaacaacaacaaccaccaccacaaaacGGCGCAggaaacaacaacaacaacaacaacaacaacaacaacaacaacaacaaccaaagaGAAGGCGAAaacggagaagaaggcatGTGGGACGCGGTAATCAATCTCGGCCGCGCGGTGGTGGGCCTCTTTGgggatgacgacgaccaaGCAGATGCTGATcttgatgacgacgatgtAATGGGCAGAGCCGATGAAATCGTCTTTGAGGTGCAGCTCAATCTCGGAGATGACGGGCATGACCATGATcatgatcatcaccaccaccatcacaatgATGACGATCAAGATGAAATGGGGAATATTCATATGGATGTGGCTGTTCCTGCTGGGCTTCCTGCACCTCCGCCGGCAGCGGCACAACAACCGGCTCCTCCGCCACAGAACAACAACCGCCGCAACCACCGCAACCGCGACAACAACGAAGTTGCCCGTCCACCACCCGGCCCgaacggggagggggaaacGAATTTCTTGTCGCTGTTTATTAATTCGATAGTCTCGTCGCTTCTCATGCCGGTGATTTCGTTTGGCATGGGGGAGGCGATTCGGTTCTTGGCACCCAAGTCGTGGGTTACGAGGTCGATCTTTCAAAGGGATTCAATCTGGTCGTCgatttggggtggtggtgggaggaggaggaccattcctgctgctgctgggacTGGCGGGGTGTTTGCGCCTAGTATACTGCAGCATcagtgggggaggagtttggtCGGGGGGTGTTTGTATGTGGTGCTGAGGGACGCCTGGACGCTGTATGtcaagtggaggagggtgcaGGTGAAGCAGAATAGGAGGGTGAAGAATGTGGAGAGACGGGCGGCGGGGAAGGATAActag
- the ADE6 gene encoding phosphoribosylformylglycinamidine synthase (MEROPS:MER0042827; BUSCO:EOG092608C4; COG:F; EggNog:ENOG503NX0B), which produces MAHLTLAGDSCFTASEAQKLKDQINKIAPIKVSKLAGSWIYYAHINGDANAAKQTLSQFLPLSGSSTPPLTHIGYGRQWFVTPRYLSPWSSKATMIAHVCGFENQIQRIERGRIITIEFDQPYNDKTVPFKDVLHDRMTEHLTTEEPDLNTMFAESEPAPLEVVDIFAEGRDPVQVLNEYNKARGLALDQSEVEYLVEQFTKLGRPPHDIELFMFAQVNSEHCRHKQFNANWTIDGITKDHSLFGMIRNTHKATPDFTVSAYSDNAAVIQGENANLWAPDYSTGSWKLNKELIHVLAKVETHNHPTAIAPFPGAATGSGGEIRDEGAVGRGSMPKAGLCGFWVSDLHIPEHKAPWEIDVGRPAHYASSLDIMLEAPIGSARFNNEFGRPCLTGTFRTLLTADDTKAEGEFRGYHKPIMIAGGVGTVREKHALKDPKDVQEGAHVIVLGGPAMLIGLGGGAASSNASGEGNADLDFDSVQRGNPEMERRAQMVINTCVALGDHNPIAMIHDVGAGGLSNALPELVKDAGFGGRFELRQVECVDRGMSPLQIWCNEAQERYVILVNSDGMERFTAICRRERCGFSDVGTVLSKEEDGVSRLVLSDKESKEYPRPIDVPMDVLFPKGRKLERIVSSKKPTWPFFEPVASLKAALGDAASDADLFKQAVQRVFWLPSVGSKSFLITIADRTVGGLTIRDQMVGPWQTPVADVAVTATSFSLNGMKTGEAMAMGEKPTLALISPAASARMAVAESLLNLGAADIKGGSYRGDLKRVKLSANWMAAVNHPGEGAALYEAVEAIGMELCPKLGVSIPVGKDSTSMKASWKDGETKKSVTAPVSVVISAFTLVEDVRRTWTPQLRRVEDVGETVLLYVDLAQGHKALGGSALAQAFGAIGHEAPDVRDVDLLKDYFDALAQLHESAIVLAYHDVSDGGLVTTIAEMMFAGRCGVDVMMDGVAKSGSLADMTEALFHEELGAVFQVRASDETNFKRCFATCGPPAGLIKKIGVVQDSSKQNLNIRYGEGAPFASLDRAEMQQWWSKVSYEMQKLRDDPSCAESEYAIIADSADPGLSYNLTFSPAENIVPLTASITGFFGKSPRVAILREQGVNGYAEMAFAFRAAGFDAVDIHMTDIINGRSLADFVGLAACGGFSFGDVLGAGQGWAKSILLHEKSRKELAEFFQRKDTFALGVCNGCQMLSRLKELIPGAEDFPAFVQNNSTQFEARYSMVKIEDNPSNPSVFFNGMNGSSLPIVVSHGEGRAEFQSQQQFQSLTESGGIPIRYVDNRLEVTETYPYNPNGSPGGIAGVASRDGRVLAMMPHPERTIMADVTSYAPREDVEQWGEFGPWLRMFRSARRWVG; this is translated from the exons ATGGCGCACCTCACCCTCGCAGGTGACTCCTGCTTCACGGCCTCCGAGGCCCAGAAGCTCAAAGATCAGATCAACAAGATAGCGCCCATCAAGGTGTCCAAGCTCGCCGGCTCCTGGATCTACTACGCCCATATCAACGGCGACGCCAATGCCGCGAAGCAAACCCTCTCCCAGTTTCTCCCGCTCTCCGGCTCAtccactcctcctctcacTCATATCGGTTACGGCCGCCAATGGTTCGTGACACCGCGATATCTCTCGCCATGGAGCTCCAAGGCCACCATGATTGCCCATGTTTGCGGCTTCGAGAACCAGATTCAGCGGATAGAGCGCGGAcgcatcatcaccatcgagtTTGATCAGCCTTATAACGACAAGACTGTTCCATTCAAGGATGTTCTGCATGATCGCATGACCGAGCACCTCACGACAGAAGAGCCGGATCTCAATACCATGTTTGCCGAAAGCGAGCCCGCTCCTTTGGAGGTCGTTGACATATTTGCCGAAGGCCGGGACCCGGTCCAGGTGCTCAATGAGTACAACAAGGCTCGCGGCCTGGCCCTGGATCAGTCTGAGGTGGAGTACTTGGTGGAGCAGTTCACCAAGCTGGGCCGCCCTCCCCATGATATCGAGCTCTTCATGTTTGCTCAGGTCAACTCGGAGCACTGCCGTCACAAGCAGTTCAACGCCAACTGGACTATCGATGGCATCACCAAGGACCACAGCTTGTTTGGCATGATCAGGAATACCCACAAGGCCACCCCTGATTTCACCGTTTCGGCTTACAGCGACAATGCGGCTGTCATTCAGGGTGAAAACGCCAACCTGTGGGCCCCAGACTACTCTACTGGCTCCTGGAAGTTGAACAAGGAGCTTATTCACGTTCTCGCCAAGGTTGAGACACACAACCACCCGACCGCCATTGCCCCTTTCCCCGGAGCTGCTACTGGCTCTGGTGGTGAGATTCGCGATGAGGGTGCCGTTGGCAGGGGCTCCATGCCCAAGGCTGGTCTCTGCGGTTTCTGGGTCTCTGATTTGCATATCCCCGAGCACAAGGCGCCCTGGGAAATCGATGTCGGTCGCCCTGCTCACTACGCCAGCAGTCTTGACATCATGTTGGAGGCCCCCATTGGAAGTGCCCGGTTCAACAACGAATTCGGTCGCCCATGCTTGACCGGTACTTTCAGAACTCTCCTTACTGCCGATGACACCAAGGCCGAGGGCGAGTTCCGTGGCTACCACAAGCCTATCATGATTGCTGGTGGCGTCGGTACTGTAAGAGAGAAGCACGCCCTCAAGGATCCCAAGGATGTTCAGGAGGGCGCTCATGTTATCGTCCTCGGTGGACCTGCCATGTTGATTGgtctgggtggtggtgctgcgtCCAGTAACGCTTCCGGAGAGGGTAACGCCGACCTTGATTTTGACAGTGTGCAGCGTGGCAACCCTGAAATGGAACGCCGTGCGCAGATGGTCATCAACACTTGCGTCGCTCTCGGAGACCACAATCCCATTGCCATGATTCACGacgttggtgctggtggtctTTCGAATGCTCTACCTGAGCTCGTCAAGGAtgctggctttggtggaAGATTCGAGCTTCGCCAGGTCGAGTGCGTCGATCGCGGCATGAGCCCTCTCCAGATTTGGTGCAACGAAGCCCAGGAGCGCTATGTCATCCTGGTGAACAGCGATGGCATGGAGCGCTTCACTGCTATCTGCA GACGTGAACGCTGCGGTTTCTCTGATGTCGGAACTGTCTTGTCCAAGGAAGAGGACGGTGTCTCTAGACTGGTTCTCAGCGACAAGGAGTCGAAGGAGTACCCCCGCCCTATTGATGTTCCTATGGACGTTCTTTTCCCCAAGGGCCGCAAGCTCGAGCGCATTGTCAGCTCCAAGAAGCCTACCTGGCCCTTTTTCGAGCCCGTCGCCAGCCTCAAGGCTGCTCTTGGTGATGCTGCCAGCGACGCCGATCTTTTCAAGCAAGCTGTCCAGAGAGTATTCTGGCTGCCTTCCGTTGGCTCCAAGTCattcctcatcaccatcgccgaTCGCACCGTCGGTGGTCTTACCATTCGCGACCAAATGGTTGGCCCATGGCAGACACCAGTTGCTGATGTCGCCGTCACGGCTACTTCGTTCAGCTTGAACGGTATGAAGACTGGTGAGGCGATGGCCATGGGTGAGAAGCCAACACTGGCTTTGATCTCTCCTGCTGCCTCCGCCAGAATGGCTGTTGCCGAGAGTTTGTTGAACCTCGGTGCTGCCGATATCAAGGGTGGCTCCTACAGAGGCGATCTCAAGCGTGTGAAGCTTTCCGCCAACTGGATGGCCGCTGTCAACCACCCCGGCGAGGGTGCTGCTCTCTACGAGGCTGTCGAGGCCATCGGTATGGAGCTCTGCCCTAAGCTCGGCGTCAGCATTCCTGTTGGCAAGGACTCCACCTCGATGAAGGCCAGCTGGAAGGACGGGGAGACTAAAAAGAGTGTTACCGCTCCCGTGTCGGTCGTCATTTCTGCCTTTACCCTGGTTGAGGATGTTCGCCGTACCTGGACTCCCCAGCTTCGCCGCGTTGAGGATGTCGGCGAGACTGTGCTCCTCTATGTCGATTTGGCCCAAGGCCACAAGGCTCTTGGCGGCTCTGCTCTTGCCCAGGCTTTTGGTGCTATCGGCCACGAAGCCCCAGATGTTCGTGATGTGGATCTCCTCAAGGATTACTTTGACGCCCTTGCCCAGCTTCACGAGAGCGCCATCGTTCTTGCCTACCACGATGTCTCTGATGGTGGCCttgtcaccaccatcgctgAGATGATGTTCGCTGGTCGCTGCGGCGTTGATGTCatgatggatggtgttgCCAAGTCTGGCAGTCTTGCTGACATGACCGAGGCTCTGTTCCACGAAGAGTTGGGTGCCGTCTTCCAGGTTCGCGCTTCAGACGAGACCAACTTTAAGAGATGCTTCGCCACTTGTGGCCCTCCTGCGGGGctcatcaagaagattgGTGTTGTCCAGGACTCGTCTAAGCAGAACCTCAACATCCGTTACGGAGAGGGTGCTCCCTTCGCCAGCCTTGACAGAGCCGAAATGCAGCAATGGTGGTCCAAGGTCTCTTACGAGATGCAGAAGCTCAGAGACGACCCCTCCTGCGCCGAGTCTGAGTATGCCATCATTGCTGACTCTGCCGACCCCGGTCTTTCTTACAACCTGACCTTCTCGCCTGCCGAGAACATTGTTCCTCTGACCGCCTCGATTACTGGCTTCTTCGGCAAGAGCCCTCGCGTTGCCATCCTTCGCGAGCAAGGTGTCAACGGCTACGCCGAAATGGCTTTCGCTTTCCGCGCTGCTGGCTTCGACGCTGTCGATATCCACATGAccgacatcatcaacggcCGCTCCCTGGCCGACTTCGTCGGTCTCGCTGCCTGTGGTGGCTTCTCCTTTGGTGACGTTCTCGGCGCCGGCCAGGGTTGGGCCAagtccatcctcctccacgaaAAGTCCCGCAAGGAGCTTGCCGAGTTCTTCCAGCGCAAGGATACCTTCGCTCTCGGAGTCTGCAACGGTTGCCAGATGCTTTCCCGCTTAAAGGAGCTCATCCCCGGCGCCGAGGACTTCCCCGCCTTTGTCCAGAACAACTCTACCCAGTTCGAGGCCCGCTACAGCATGGTCAAGATCGAGGACAACCCGTCCAACCCCTCTGTCTTCTTCAACGGCATGAACGGCTCCTCTCTGCCCATCGTTGTTTCTCACGGCGAGGGCCGCGCCGAGTTCCAGAGCCAGCAGCAGTTCCAGAGCTTGACTGAGTCGGGTGGCATTCCCATCAGATACGTCGACAATAGACTCGAGGTCACCGAGACATACCCCTACAACCCCAACGGCAGCCCTGGTGGTATCGCCGGTGTTGCTAGCAGGGATGGAAGGGTGTTGGCTATGATGCCTCACCCCGAGAGAACTATCATGGCGGATGTGACGAGCTACGCGCCCAGGGAGGATGTTGAGCAGTGGGGCGAGTTTGGTCCATGGTTGAGGATGTTTAGGAGTGCTAGACGCTGGGTTGGGTAG
- a CDS encoding hypothetical protein (EggNog:ENOG503P4GU), protein MSQQPCLLERLPLHIAQYLANFLHQDSIRPFSLASKFCCQAVAPRRFTSIKLTARERDKFDRDVEELRATLAVDNHSHHVRRITLRGFLLLGTDHLGPNGVDGRFLANGGWNESPDNEGDSETEDVYDSSYFRPNLPKYDSQRKQELNEAWQPFADLIGQLSGLRDLIYACTHQIPRCILEALHQRHPRSRLHMHTFSLRSLYLSASNVQAIDTDEYALLTSPCLYSIDMKYEPYSDEAEKSFNTEALHWLIVNSPSLRKFKLDYRYDTMAVRHGAYQPESSWEDFLEQAGAGKSADGKISKKPEKHPLESLTLHSSGFIYELLNHIAAWKPLRSFTELRHLELSPCLSLDVISLMSMAAEGEIPSLRSLSVDWEDMHNNLGQLLSVLPHLDTLKLSGNLDETTFQGIHDGPRLALRKLQIYPFAPLDHSKVRQLIQWCPNLEDVRLRLAREAGPHETAIYRLLGRLPRLRRVVLQFVCPEPQYPPPISAIMDLSWDKFRDVRKALVEIAVDETLARAIFRKIAARKCPLERLKIKCLPIQDSARALRSYHAVSSSYDASWEDIVEVVGGRTWICTRQDVESPEVEVREVTKETGSRDKALECLKKTDDQEVKELWKQVWPPREGGSDKWWENWWSYPLSDILDDNSEDVVGGAGPDI, encoded by the coding sequence ATGTCTCAGCAACCCTGCCTTCTGGAGAGGCTCCCTTTACACATCGCCCAGTACCTCGCCAACTTCCTTCATCAAGACAGCATCCGCCCTTTTTCCTTGGCCAGCAAGTTCTGCTGTCAAGCAGTGGCACCACGCCGCTTCACCAGCATTAAGCTCACCGCGCGCGAGAGGGACAAGTTCGATCGTGATGTGGAAGAACTGAGAGCAACTCTCGCCGTCGACAATCACTCCCATCACGTCCGTCGAATCACGCTGAGGGGTTTTCTCCTCTTGGGAACTGATCATCTTGGCCCAAACGGTGTCGACGGAAGATTCCTCGCCAACGGTGGTTGGAACGAGTCGCCCGACAATGAAGGGGACAGTGAAACGGAGGACGTTTATGACTCGAGCTATTTCAGGCCTAATCTGCCCAAATACGACTCACAGCGCAAACAAGAGCTGAACGAGGCATGGCAACCCTTCGCCGACCTCATAGGCCAGCTATCTGGCCTGAGAGATCTTATCTACGCCTGCACCCACCAAATACCACGATGTATACTCGAGGCATTGCACCAACGCCATCCCCGGAGTCGCCTGCATATGCATACCTTCAGTCTGCGGAGTCTTTACTTGTCCGCAAGTAACGTTCAAGCTATAGACACCGATGAGTATGCTTTGCTCACATCTCCCTGTCTCTACAGCATCGACATGAAGTACGAGCCATATAGCGACGAAGCAGAGAAAAGCTTCAATACAGAGGCCCTCCACTGGTTGATAGTGAACTCGCCTTCTCTGAGGAAGTTCAAGCTTGACTACAGGTACGATACTATGGCGGTGCGGCACGGGGCTTATCAGCCAGAATCCTCTTGGGAGGACTTTCTAGAGCAAGCCGGTGCTGGCAAATCTGCCGACGGCAAGATTTCGAAGAAACCCGAAAAGCACCCATTGGAGTCGCTCACATTGCACTCATCCGGCTTTATTTACGAACTGCTCAATCATATTGCAGCCTGGAAACCTCTTCGATCCTTCACAGAACTGCGTCACCTCGAACTATCGCCATGCCTCTCTTTGGACGTCATATCCTTGATGTCGATGGCAGCAGAGGGCGAGATCCCTTCCCTCAGGAGCCTATCAGTCGACTGGGAAGACATGCACAACAACCTCGGCCAGTTGCTTTCAGTTCTACCTCATCTCGACACCCTCAAGCTGAGCGGCAATCTCGATGAGACGACCTTTCAAGGGATCCACGATGGCCCACGCCTGGCCTTGCGCAAACTTCAGATTTACCCTTTTGCGCCCCTGGATCATTCCAAGGTGCGACAGCTGATTCAGTGGTGTCCAAACCTGGAAGACGTCCGCTTACGTCTAGCGCGTGAGGCGGGACCGCATGAAACTGCCATCTACCGACTTCTTGGGCGGTTGCCACGGCTCCGACGGGTTGTGCTGCAGTTTGTCTGTCCAGAACCGCAataccctcctcccatcagTGCGATCATGGATCTGTCATGGGACAAGTTTCGAGACGTTCGGAAGGCTTTAGTCGAGATTGCCGTCGATGAGACTTTGGCTCGTGCCATCTTTCGAAAGATTGCAGCAAGAAAGTGCCCATTGGAACGGCTCAAAATCAAATGCCTCCCGATCCAAGATTCCGCCAGGGCCCTCAGATCTTACCACGCCGTGTCATCATCCTACGACGCCAGTTGGGAAGATATCGTGGAGGTTGTCGGTGGTCGTACATGGATCTGCACAAGACAGGATGTAGAATCAcccgaggtggaggtgcgTGAGGTTACCAAGGAGACTGGCAGCAGGGATAAAGCATTGGAATGTCTTAAGAAGACGGATGATCAAGAAGTCAAGGAGCTTTGGAAACAGGTATGGCCTCCACGTGAGGGGGGAAGTGATAAGTGGTGGGAGAATTGGTGGAGTTATCCTCTGTCTGACATTCTCGACGACAATAGCGAAGATGTGGTCGGGGGTGCGGGGCCTGACATTTAG
- the GAL1 gene encoding galactokinase (EggNog:ENOG503NVCX; COG:G) translates to MAGPVPVASSLSDIYTVDAIGTQAKRWNNLLARFQTIYGQPAEFVARSPGRVNIIGEHIDYSLYPVLPMAITADSLLAVSTNVASTNTKEGHYKIKIANVQDAKFPAHEFDIPYEAVDIDATVHEWTNYFKSGLRGALELLRKKHGNDFEPKSMQILMDGTVPAGGGLSSSAAFVSSSALAVMVANGEKTVDKTELTELAIVSERAVGVNSGGMDQSASVFSERGSALFVSFTPSLKARPVSFPKTNPELTFLIAQSFVTADKFVTGPVHYNLRVVECSLAAAYLNAVLNPPGTQLPSDASPLSVSLHGFHETYFALQEHSSGATKSKSTESQLEELVALTAEKLDKREGYTREEIAAVLNISVDELDKKFTSRFPVRAEKFKLRQRALHVFSEALRVLKFMSLLEQQPTNTDDTSEYNAQLGDLLNQTQDSCRDVYECSCKEIDELCSIARKAGSYGSRLTGAGWGGCSVHLVPAGKVKAVREAWEREYYSKLDLSEEQKEAAVVVSKPGSGSAVYLVDDKPGPVVVDDRDRGSEVY, encoded by the exons ATGGCCGGCCCTGTCCCCGTCGCCAGCTCTCTGAGCGACATCTACACCGTTGATGCCATCGGCACTCAAGCAAAGAGATGGAACAACCTCCTCGCTCGCTTCCAGACCATCTACGGCCAGCCAGCCGAGTTCGTGGCTAGATCACCCGGCAGAGTGAACATCATCGGCGAGCACATCGACTACTCTCTCTACCCCGTCCTCCCCATGGCCATCACTGCCGACTCACTCCTTGCTGTATCAACCAACGTTGCCTCTACCAACACCAAGGAAGGCCACTACAAGATCAAGATCGCCAATGTTCAAGACGCCAAATTCCCCGCTCACGAGTTTGACATTCCCTATGAGGCCGTGGATATCGATGCTACTGTTCACGAGTGGACCAACTACTTCAAGTCTGGCCTCAGGGGTGCTTTGGAGCTGCTGCGCAAGAAGCACGGCAATGACTTCGAGCCAAAGAGCATGCAAATCTTGATGGATGGGACAGTTCCGGCGGGTGGTGGCTTGAGCTCCAGCGCTGCGTTTGTTAGCTCGAGTGCTCTGGCTGTCATGGTGGCCAATGGTGAGAAGACTGTGGACAAGACTGAGTTGACTGAGCTGGCTATTGTGAGCGAGCGGGCTGTTGGTGTCAACTCGGGCGG AATGGACCAATCCGCCTCCGTTTTCTCAGAACGCGGCTCAGCCCTCTTCGTCTCCTTCACTCCCTCCCTCAAAGCCCGCCCGGTCTCGTTCCCCAAGACTAACCCCGAACTCACCTTCCTCATCGCCCAATCCTTCGTCACAGCCGACAAGTTCGTCACTGGTCCCGTCCACTACAACCTCCGGGTGGTAGAATGCTCTCTCGCCGCTGCCTACCTCAACGCCGTTCTCAACCCCCCCGGAACTCAACTCCCATCTGATGCCAGCCCGCTCTCGGTCAGTCTTCACGGCTTTCACGAAACGTACTTTGCCCTCCAGGAGCACTCTTCTGGCGCTACAAAGTCCAAGTCGACCGAGTCCCAACTTGAAGAGTTGGTTGCTCTCACAGCAGAAAAGCTCGACAAGAGGGAGGGCTACACCCGCGAGGAGATCGCCGCCGTCCTTAACATCTCAGTCGATGAACTCGACAAGAAATTCACATCTCGCTTCCCCGTCCGGGCGGAGAAGTTCAAGTTGAGACAGAGAGCCCTCCACGTGTTTAGCGAAGCGTTAAGGGTGCTAAAGTTTATGTCCTTGCTTGAGCAGCAACCGACAAACACGGATGACACATCAGAGTACAATGCCCAATTAGGCGACCTGCTCAACCAAACCCAGGACTCGTGCCGGGATGTCTACGAGTGCAGCTGCAAGGAGATTGACGAGCTGTGTTCTATCGCGAGAAAGGCGGGGAGCTATGGGAGTAGACTGACGGGTGCTGGGTGGGGTGGTTGCTCGGTCCATCTCGTGCCTGCTggcaaggtcaaggctgTGAGGGAggcgtgggagagggagtatTACAGCAAGTTGGACTTGAGcgaggagcagaaggaggctgcggtggtggtgagtaaACCGGGGAGTGGGAGCGCGGTTTACTTGGTGGACGATAAGCCcgggccggtggtggtggatgataGGGATAGGGGTAGTGAGGTGTATTGA